The Paenibacillus dendritiformis region CCCGCAGCAGCGTTCCGAGCGAGCGTCCGTCTTGCTGTCTCGCGTGATGCATCGCCCGGAACGCGCGCCGGAACAAAGAGCCTTCAAACCCGCTAATGGCGCCTTGCGAAGGGGTCATCGGCGATGCGTCCGCATGGTAGCGCATGAGGATGCCGATGATAAGCCCGGCGCCATAATGGGCGACCGCGAGGATGAGGGCAAGGCCGGCATTGCCGAAAAAGCCGACGGCTACCGCCCCGATCAGGAATATCGGATCGGAGGTGGAGGTGAAGGCGATGAGACGTTCCCCCTCCTCGCGGGTGACGAGCCGATCGGTGCGCAGCCTCGTCGTCAGCTTCGCCCCGACTGGGTAGCCGGACGCGTAGCCCATGGCGACGACGAAGCCGCCGATGCCCGGCACGCGGAACAGCGGCCGCATGACAGGATCGAGCAGCGCACCGATAAAATGGACGATGCCGAAGCCGAGCAGCGCTTCGGAGATGATGAAAAATGGGAGCAGGGAAGGGAACAGGACGTCCCACCATATCGATAGGCCGCGAACCGCCGAGCTGAGTGCGGCAGACGGGTAAATGGCCATCAGGGCCGCAAAAGCGCTCAACACCCCCGCGATAAGGAGCATGAGAAGGATGCGGCTTGTCCTGCGGTTCATACAAAGCACTCTCCTTTCCTGTCAAGCCGATGAGCACTCCATACTTTCAAGTTTATGAGAGGAAAGGGACAATCATGACAGGCGTGAAGCCTTGCACTGCCTTCGTTCCGCAATATTTCTGTAATCAAAATGTAAAGAAAACGGTTGCATGTTTTCGTATTATTTTGAAAATAATTATGATAAAATACAAGTATAGAGAGATGGAACGCGTTCGTTAGGGGTGATACGGATGAGCATTATTGCTGGCATCCTGGTTTGCGCTTTCGTCTACGTCATTCGAGAGTCGTTAATGGGACCACCGGAAGAAGATTGGGAAAGTTAATCATTTTACGCAAGCGCTGAAGGATTCAGCGTTTTTTTGTTTTTTACCGGGAACGTGAAGCATCACATTGAAAAGGCCCTCTTTTTATACTAAAGTGAGGGGGAGCAAGCAACCATTCAAATTAACCGGAGGCCGGAAATGCAGCGCCGCAACGGCAAGGATGCTGCGTCTGGCCCCGTAAGACAGGAGCTGTGCTATGGAACGCATGCAACGCTACAATACGCTGTATGATGCGATTGGCGGAGCGGATACGATTCGCCGCATCGTGGAGTCCTTTTATCCCAAAGTCCAGGCTCACCCGCTGTTGGGCCCTTTGTTTCCTGAAGATATTGACCCGGTTATGGAAAAGCAGTTTATGTTTTTGTCGCAGTTTTTCGGCGGCCCTTCGCTCTTTTCCGATGCTTACGGCCATCCGATGATGCGGGCGCGGCATTTGCCGTTCCCGGTGACGCCTGCCCGGGCCGAGGCCTGGCTCGGCTGCATGCGCGAAGCGCTGACGGAGATCGGCTTGGAACCGGAGCTTCGGGACATGGTGATTACCCGGCTGTCCGGCCCGGCGCACCACTTCGTGAACACGCCGGATGAAGAGGGACAAGCATAGAACGCAGTCCTGCCGGCAGGATGCCGGTATCCCCGACAGAGAACGTGTAAGGAGAGGGAGAATTTTGGTAGAAATAGAACCGCTGTTTACAACAAGAATGGAATGCCCGTTTTGCGCGGAATCATTCGACATCTCGCGTGTACGTTCACGCTTCAAAAAGCCTTCCCAGATCGACAGTGATTTTTGTCCCCATTATGCAGAGCACCGGCTGAATCCGGATTATTATGTCGTGCGGGTATGCCCGAACTGCGGCTGCGCATCGACCGAGAACTCGATAAAGAACTGGAATCATGCCCAGCGCCAGGCGTTCCGGGAGCGTATCGCTTCCCAATGGACACGCAAAGAGTACGGAGGCGAAAGGACATGGGAGCAGGCAATGGAGACGTATCAGCTGGCCTTGCTGACGGCTCAGACTATTGGCGAGCATAAGCGCGTCGTGGCCGGCTTGCTGCACCATATCGCCTGGCTGTTCCGCTACCGCGGGATGGAGGCCGAGGAGCAGCGCTATTTGCGCTTCGCGCTGGAGGCTTATATATCGGTATATGAGTATGAATGGCAGGATCAGAACGATGCGCGGCTCATGTATATGATAGGCGAGATGCACCGCCGGCTTGGCGAGTATAATGAAGCGGGCAAATACTTCACTCGGATCATACAGGACAAACGGATTATGGATGCGGCGATGATTCGGGCCGCGCGCGAACAGTGGCAGCAGATGCGGGAGGAGATGCAGGAAGGGAAGGAGAACCCGGAGGGCACGCCGATCTAACGGGTTGCGGAGAACCGGGAGCTAGCGAATCTTCCGATCCGCCAGCAAATAGTCGCGATCGGCATCGAGGACGACGATCCGGTTATGGCAGCAGGGCATGATGAGCAGCCGTTTCTTTCCGTCGCGAATGTCGGGCAGTTCCTTCGGCTTCAGCGATACAAGCACATTATCCTCATGGCAAAAAGGGCACTGCGGAATATACATATCCCCCATAATGATGTCATAAGGAACCGTATTCTCGAACGGAATCATTGTGAACGCTCCCCCTCGGAATCGGCCGCCGGTTCGGCCGGTTCCTTCTCCGCTTCTGCGGCAGCCAGTTCGGCCAGCTTCTTCATCAGAATATGCTGCGGCATATGCATGAGCTGTTCAATCGGAACGCCCAGCGCCTGGGACAGCTTGACGGCGGTATCCGCAGATATTTGCAAAGGTCTCATCGAGTCGCCATCCTTTCTATGCGGGTTGCTCAATTTTTTGATATAGTTTAGTTATACACGCTCAACATGCAAAACTCAAATTGCTGCAGTTGTTTTTTTATTCCAAGAAAAGAAAGGTGTGTCCGCAATTATGCAACATCCGTTAAATCCGACATGGGATCTGGAATCGATATTTCCGGGAGGGTCTGATTCGGAAGCGCTTCAGCAATCCTTCGCCGCGATCGAACAGGACTTGGCTCTGTTGAAAGGGGAACTGAAAGAGATGTCTTCTCCGCTCAGCAAGGACAGCATCCCGGCGCTGGCGAAGCTAACCACCCGGCTGCAGGATCTGAATCGCCGGATGCAGGAGGCGGGCGCCTTTATCAGCTGTCTGACCGCTCAGAACCTTCAGGATAAGAAGGCGGTGCAATTAACGGGGCGCAAGTCGGCGCTGTCGGCGCAGCTGGTTGCCATCGACGCATTGTACGATGAGCTGCTCCGCGGAATGCCGGATGAGCTATGGTCCCGGTTCCTGGCGCTGCCGGAGATCGAAGGGGTCGGCTTTAATTTGAACGAACGGCGCGAGACGGCCAAGGAGAAGCTGGGGCCGGCGCTGGAAGCGCTCGCCGGAGATCTTGCGGTGGACGGATATCACGGCTGGGCGGAAATGTACAATACCATCGTCTCCCATGTGCGCATCAATTACGAAGAGAACGGCGTGAACCAGCAATTATCGGCAGGACAGGCTCATAACAAGCTGTCACATCCGGACCGCCGCGTTCGCGAAGAGATGTTCAAGCTGTGGGAGCAGGAATGGAGCGACAAGGCCGATTTCTGCGCTGACGCGCTGAATCATATTGCCGGCTTCCGTCTGAAGCTGTACGAACGCCGCGGCTGGGACGATGTTCTGAAGGAGCCGCTCGCCAGAAACCGGATGTCGCAAGCGACCCTAGGTGCGATGTGGGATACGATTGTCCGCAATAAGCCGAAGTTCGTTCAATATTTGGAGCGGAAGGCGAAGCTTCTCGGCGTAGAGAAGCTGAGCTGGTGCGATGTGGACGCTCCGATCGGCGGAAGCCAGACCACCATCAGCTATGATGATGGCGCGGACGCCATCGTCGAGCAATTCCGCAAGTTCAGCCCGCGGATGGCGGACTTCGCGGTACGCGCGTTCGAGAACCGCTGGATCGAGGCAGAGGACCGCCCTGGGAAGCGGCCTGGCGGCTTCTGTACTTCATTGCCGGTCAGCAACCAGACGCGCATCTTCATGACGTATGCGGGCACGCCTTCCAACGTATCGACGCTGGCGCATGAACTGGGGCACGGTTATCATCAGCACGTGATGGAAGGACTGCCGGCCTTCGCCCAGCGCTATGCGATGAATGTCGCGGAGACGGCCTCCACCTTCGCCGAAATGATCGTAGCCGATTCGGCCGTGAAGGGAGCGAAGGATGAGCAGGAGAAGCTGGGGCTCCTGGAAGACAAGATTCAGCGTTCGATTGCTTTCTACATGAACATCCATGCGCGCTTCCTGTTCGAGACTCGCTTCTACGAGAAGCGCAAGGCGGGGCTGGTGTCGAGCGAACAAATCTGTGCATTGATGGAGGAAGCGCAGCAAGAAGCATACTGCGGGGCACTGGGTTCGCTGCATCCGCATTTCTGGGCTTCCAAAATGCACTTCTATTTCACGCATGTGCCGTTCTACAACTTCCCGTATACGTTCGGCTACTTGTTCAGCACCGGCTTGTATGCGCGCGCGCTGGAAGAAGGCGAATCGTTCGCTGCGAAATATGACGCGCTGCTGCGAGATACGGCGGTCATGACGGTGGAAGACTTGGCCAGCAAGCATCTTGGCGTCGATCTGACGAAGCCGGACTTCTGGCAGTCGGCCATTAATGTAACACTCAAGGATGTGGAGCTCTTCTTGCAGATGACGGAATAAGCGGATCCGGGAAAGGAACGACACATTCGTGACATCCAATCGCCTTTTGAAGGGATTCCATGCGGTGTTCTATTCGACGAATGCCCTGCTGATTCCCTATCTGCCCCTCTTGCTGACAGAGCGGGGATTTCACGCATGGGAAGCGGGGACGCTTCTCATGCTCGGGCCATTTCTGGCGATGTTCGTGCAGCCATTGGCCGGCGTGCTCAGCGATCGATTGAAAGCGGTCCGGCCGCTGCTGTTCGGATGCTGGATTGCGCAAGGCACGGCCGCTGCCTGCTTGTTCCTGTCTTCGGGAAGAATAGCGGCGGCGGCCAGCCTGCTGGCGCTGTACATTTTCTTCCTGCCTGCCGTGTCTCTGCTCGATTCCTTAACGGTCAAGACGGCGGTTGCGGCAGGGCAGTCATACAGCAGCATCCGCCTGTGGGGATCGGTAGGGTTCACCGTGACCGGCCTTGTCCTCGGACAAATGTTCGATGCCTGGGGCGGCGTCGATTCGCTCATGTGGATGTATGCGCCGATATGGGGAAGTCTGCTTATCGGCATCGGGTTCCTGCGGGAGGCGCCGGCCGATGCGAAGGAGGCCGAGAGCGTGGTCAATCTCACGGTCTTGCGCAAGGCGCTGTCGGTGCCTGCCTTGCTGTTGTTCTTGCTGCTCGTCTTCATCGTGGCGATGCCGCATCGAATGAACGATGCGCTGCTCTCGCTTCATCTGAGTGACCTGGGAGCGACCTCTGCCCAGATGTCTTGGGCCTGGTCGGTCGCCGGAGTAAGCGAAGTCATTGGCTTCGCGGTGATGGCGAAATGGGTGTCCCGGAAGCGGATGCTGCGGTTGTTCGCGATCGTCTGCGCACTGTATGCGATCCGATGGCTGCTGTACGCCTTTGTGAAGGATCCTTGGGTCGTCATCGCTCTGCAAGGAGGGCAGGCCGTTACGTATGCTGCGCTCTGGGTGCTGTCCATCGAATTCGTGGCATCGCTCCTTCCCCGCCAGCTTGCGGCGACCGCCCAGGCGCTGCTCGGCATGGTGTTCCTCGGCCTGGCCGGCCTCGCGGGCGGGATGAGCGGCGGAGCGCTGCAGGAGGCGTATGGCGGGACCGGAATGTATCTGTATGGATTCGTCTGCGCGGCCGTAAGCATGATCGGCTTCGGCATCTGGGCCTTCCGGCGCGAGCGCGCTGAGCGTATGCAGGCCGCGTCGCCGAAGGCAACAACCTATTAGAGGTAGTTCAAAAAGTCCGCTTTTGATCACAAAGCTCCAAACTCGTATTATCCTTATAAAATGAACCAGGCGGCCGAAGATTCGGCCGCCTGTCTGTATGTCTATAAGAAGTCCCGCAAGACTTACATTTTGAATACTTGAATCGTGCGCTGCAATTGGGTCACCTTCTGCTGTAATTGCGCGGTCGACTCGACGGTAGCCTGAACGGAAGCAATTTGCTCGCTCATCGATGCTGACATCTGCTCGGTCCCCGCGGCGGCCTCCTGCGTAATCGCGGAGATGTTCACGATGGAGCCGGTAATCGTCTTCGCGCTCTCCAGCATGAGATCGCTCTCCTGCGCGAAGGCGGCGATCTCTTCCGTAATGAACTGAATGGAATCGACAATCTCGTTGAAGACTCGTTCCGTCTCGCGGATCAACTCGGTCTGACTATGTACGACGGCTTCATTGGCATGGATATTCGTAATCGCTTGCTTAATCCCTGATTCGATGCCCTTCACGAGCGAAAAGACTTCCTTCGTAGACGAGGAGGCTTCCTCGGCCAGATTGCGGACTTCCTGCGCGACGACGGCGAAGCCGCGGCCATGCTCTCCGGCTCGTGCCGCTTCAATGGACGCGTTCAGCGAGAGCAGATTCGTCTGCTCGGCAATCTCGGAAATGGTGCGGGTAATCTTGGAGATGCCCTCGGCTTGCCGGGCCAGCTGCTCGATCGTCGCGGCTACATGCTCCGTCGCCTCGATATTGCGCTCCATGCCGGCGGACTGGCTCTCCACGGCCGTGCGGCCCTTGGCAACCAGTTCCAGTGTCGTGGCGGAGCGGTTGTTCATCTCGCGGGTGGAATGCGCATAGGCTTCTACCTTCTGTTCGATTTCTTTGATAGATTCGGACATCTGGGAGATATCCTCGGAGATCTCGGCGGATCCGACGGCCAATTCATTGGCGGATGCGGCGACCTGTTCCATCGCGATTTTCATGTTCTGGTTCTTATGGTACATATCCCGTCCTGAATCGGACACATGGCGGGTAATATCGGTCGTCTGCTGCAATATTTCGCGAAGCTTGAGCAGCATGGAGTTGAAGGAATGTCCCAATTCGCCAAGCGCGTCGTTGCTCGTCACCTGCACGGTCTGCGAGAAATCGCCTCTGGCAATCTGCAATGCGGAATTCGACATGTCCTTGATCGGTTCGTTAAGTGAGCGTTCCAGCATATTGATGATGGGATAGCTGATTCCAACCAGGATGACGAGGGTGATAAGGCCTGGAATCAATGTGGCGTGAGTCGTCAATAGGACTATCGTAGTAAGAGCGAACAAGCCGACAATGCCATAACAGCCAAAGAGCAGCTTTTGCTTAAAACTCAAGGAATTGAACCAATTCATATGACCGTCCCTTCTTTCATCCCAATACGTCCATAATATAACAACATTATAGCATCGCCCTTATGGCCGGTCTATGTAATTGTTAGCAATCCGCCATAGTTTTACATTTGCAGGATCGAGGTTGCAGAAGAAGGAAAATGCTGTGGCTATTTGTTGAATAAAGGTAATATATCCTATATAATGTGTCTAATGGACTATTTTTATGTCGATAAAATGGTTCTGTATTCTTAAGGAGGTGTGATTCGTCATGGGCTCTTATGAAATATCATTGGCCAGACAATTCAGCATGGTATTTGATAAGCTGGAATCCGAGC contains the following coding sequences:
- a CDS encoding DUF2225 domain-containing protein, with protein sequence MVEIEPLFTTRMECPFCAESFDISRVRSRFKKPSQIDSDFCPHYAEHRLNPDYYVVRVCPNCGCASTENSIKNWNHAQRQAFRERIASQWTRKEYGGERTWEQAMETYQLALLTAQTIGEHKRVVAGLLHHIAWLFRYRGMEAEEQRYLRFALEAYISVYEYEWQDQNDARLMYMIGEMHRRLGEYNEAGKYFTRIIQDKRIMDAAMIRAAREQWQQMREEMQEGKENPEGTPI
- the ylbJ gene encoding sporulation integral membrane protein YlbJ; this encodes MNRRTSRILLMLLIAGVLSAFAALMAIYPSAALSSAVRGLSIWWDVLFPSLLPFFIISEALLGFGIVHFIGALLDPVMRPLFRVPGIGGFVVAMGYASGYPVGAKLTTRLRTDRLVTREEGERLIAFTSTSDPIFLIGAVAVGFFGNAGLALILAVAHYGAGLIIGILMRYHADASPMTPSQGAISGFEGSLFRRAFRAMHHARQQDGRSLGTLLREAIGSSLRLMTVVGGLVVFFSVLMEMLACIGVMHMIDRLLQSALALFHLSPTLAPAFSGGLFEVTLGAKGAGAAVAAGLRSQVVAAAWILSWAGLSVHAQIASIMNECDMRYLPFLTARMLHSLLAAAAAYFLFPLLAPYAEEAAIWIPSQVWDQAYTPWETAWHSLRGGLWTLLMVCCLLCAASLLIVAWQRMRR
- a CDS encoding MFS transporter, whose amino-acid sequence is MTSNRLLKGFHAVFYSTNALLIPYLPLLLTERGFHAWEAGTLLMLGPFLAMFVQPLAGVLSDRLKAVRPLLFGCWIAQGTAAACLFLSSGRIAAAASLLALYIFFLPAVSLLDSLTVKTAVAAGQSYSSIRLWGSVGFTVTGLVLGQMFDAWGGVDSLMWMYAPIWGSLLIGIGFLREAPADAKEAESVVNLTVLRKALSVPALLLFLLLVFIVAMPHRMNDALLSLHLSDLGATSAQMSWAWSVAGVSEVIGFAVMAKWVSRKRMLRLFAIVCALYAIRWLLYAFVKDPWVVIALQGGQAVTYAALWVLSIEFVASLLPRQLAATAQALLGMVFLGLAGLAGGMSGGALQEAYGGTGMYLYGFVCAAVSMIGFGIWAFRRERAERMQAASPKATTY
- a CDS encoding YycC family protein, producing MRPLQISADTAVKLSQALGVPIEQLMHMPQHILMKKLAELAAAEAEKEPAEPAADSEGERSQ
- a CDS encoding M3 family oligoendopeptidase → MQHPLNPTWDLESIFPGGSDSEALQQSFAAIEQDLALLKGELKEMSSPLSKDSIPALAKLTTRLQDLNRRMQEAGAFISCLTAQNLQDKKAVQLTGRKSALSAQLVAIDALYDELLRGMPDELWSRFLALPEIEGVGFNLNERRETAKEKLGPALEALAGDLAVDGYHGWAEMYNTIVSHVRINYEENGVNQQLSAGQAHNKLSHPDRRVREEMFKLWEQEWSDKADFCADALNHIAGFRLKLYERRGWDDVLKEPLARNRMSQATLGAMWDTIVRNKPKFVQYLERKAKLLGVEKLSWCDVDAPIGGSQTTISYDDGADAIVEQFRKFSPRMADFAVRAFENRWIEAEDRPGKRPGGFCTSLPVSNQTRIFMTYAGTPSNVSTLAHELGHGYHQHVMEGLPAFAQRYAMNVAETASTFAEMIVADSAVKGAKDEQEKLGLLEDKIQRSIAFYMNIHARFLFETRFYEKRKAGLVSSEQICALMEEAQQEAYCGALGSLHPHFWASKMHFYFTHVPFYNFPYTFGYLFSTGLYARALEEGESFAAKYDALLRDTAVMTVEDLASKHLGVDLTKPDFWQSAINVTLKDVELFLQMTE
- a CDS encoding globin, producing the protein MERMQRYNTLYDAIGGADTIRRIVESFYPKVQAHPLLGPLFPEDIDPVMEKQFMFLSQFFGGPSLFSDAYGHPMMRARHLPFPVTPARAEAWLGCMREALTEIGLEPELRDMVITRLSGPAHHFVNTPDEEGQA
- a CDS encoding methyl-accepting chemotaxis protein, producing MNWFNSLSFKQKLLFGCYGIVGLFALTTIVLLTTHATLIPGLITLVILVGISYPIINMLERSLNEPIKDMSNSALQIARGDFSQTVQVTSNDALGELGHSFNSMLLKLREILQQTTDITRHVSDSGRDMYHKNQNMKIAMEQVAASANELAVGSAEISEDISQMSESIKEIEQKVEAYAHSTREMNNRSATTLELVAKGRTAVESQSAGMERNIEATEHVAATIEQLARQAEGISKITRTISEIAEQTNLLSLNASIEAARAGEHGRGFAVVAQEVRNLAEEASSSTKEVFSLVKGIESGIKQAITNIHANEAVVHSQTELIRETERVFNEIVDSIQFITEEIAAFAQESDLMLESAKTITGSIVNISAITQEAAAGTEQMSASMSEQIASVQATVESTAQLQQKVTQLQRTIQVFKM